The window atgtgttggcggccatgcgtagcgctgaccctaggggtgggctatgttgcggtagatacaccgtggccgggtatgccgggcgcccgtttggcgtctcgggaccctattcacatcgttcggggccgtatgtgaaaacctcggtcggactccctgcggatggaacctggataggcgataaatctggaatagagacttgagtgtttaggtaggccgtggccgacaccctcgttgggcttccgcttgaaggttgccgagtacatgtcgtgtaaacggcggtaagtggtgagagcgtgtatgaagaagtacacccctgcagggttaacatcatctattcgaatagccgcgtccgcggtaaaggactacttggttgcctatacagttcatagacaagttaatggttactactaaaaaactcaagataagtgtgagtaccgaggatggctctctcgtaggatgacgagggtggatccccggtggagtattgtgttggtgattagtggactcgtgtgcgaaaactattttactagtggtgtctcgtaggatagcttagccaagagtcaaagctggcttgctgcaataactccaccaccttcttgagaatgagcatgtatagtaggttctgatgtaagacttgctgagtatctttgtactcatgtttgcttaactactgttttcagacaacaacaccgccccctccgatgggttttatgtagatctcgacgtcgatgagtgacttgccacccaggtggtgatcctggccatggagggccctatgtagatagacaggcttcgagaagccatctttctttctagtgtctggactcagactatttgcttctgcatgtgcttgtatgcttgtatgacttgagtgtcgggtcatgtgacccctacctggatgaacatgttatgtatggctccctggagcctttaaataaagtacttgagttgtagagttttgttgtgatgccatgttgtatttacacatatcgagcatattgtgtgtatgattgaaatgcttggtatgtgtgggatccgacaatctagttgtttatccttggcagcctttcttatggggaaatgtaatctggtgctcctcgagccatagtagtccgctacagtccggttcaccggagtcctgctagcccagtactactgctcaggacacttgattggccggcatgtgtttcacttcgttcctatgtctgtcccttcggggaaatgtcacgtggtgactttCGGAGTCCTTCctggcctgctacagcccgggttccccggagtcctgttagcccagtgctatagcccggattcactcgctgatgaccgacatgctcgatgtgattcatgtatgcatgtctccataggtctgtgccgctttgggttcacgactagccatgtcggcccgggttctctgtcatatggatgctagcgacactatcatatacgtgagccaaaaggcgcaaacggtcccgggctatggTAAGGCGAcagccgtggggataccatgcatgaggccgcaatgtgatatgaagtgttaccggctagatcgatgtaacttggaatcggggtcctgataggaATTAACGAAAAATCAAGAGTGAAGTGCATTCTAGGTCCTTCAACTATTTTGATGGTGTCACGTAGGTCCTCAAACTATGAAAAGTGTCATCCAGGTCTTTGAAAATCCTTAAAATGTAGTAATTGTGTATATATGTGACATCTTTGAAATAGTTTAAGGACATACGTGACACTTTTGAAATAGTTTAAGGACTAGAATAACACACATATTGCACTTTGAAGACCTGGATGACGATTTTCATAATTCAACGACCTACGTGACACCTCTAGAATAGTTTAAGGACCTATGATGCACTTCACTCAAAAATCAATCATCCCATATTTAGGAATGGACATGCGTGTGCAGACTGCAGGACACCAAAAAATGAAAAATCTAGAGCATTTCTACGATCAAGAGACATTCTTGCACTTGTATCTCTTGGCACACCAGACGAAAGCCGCGAGATTGAGCGCGCTAAGCGCGGCGATGAGCCAGAAGAAGCGGTCGAGGTGGCCCTCGTTGAGGTCATCCGGTATCCACCCGGGCCCGCCGCCCCTCGTCGTGACGCCGGACACGACGGTCACCACGAGCGAGCTCAGGTAGCTCCCCAGCGACACCGTGAGGAGCCCCAGCGCGGAGCAGAGGCTCCGCATCGACTCCGGCGCCTCGTTGTAGAAGAACTCCGACTGCCCCACGCACGCGAACACCACGCTCGCGCCCACCAGGAGGTACTGCGGCACCTGCCACAGGATGCAcatcggcgccgccgccgcccggtccagcgccagccgccgcgcctcgaccgccgccgcggccgccatgACCAGCACGGAGAGGAATAGGCCGACGCCGAACCGCTGCAGCTCCGAGAACCCCCGCTCGTTGCCGGTGAACCTCCGCGCCGCCGGGATGAGCACCCTGTCGTAGACGGGCACGAAGAGGATGACGCTGACGGCGTCGAAGGAGGCTAGGGACGCCGGAGGGATGGAGAAGGTGCCCACCGCCGTGTCCATCATCCTCCCTTGCTCCAGGAACGTTGAGGAGAACTGCGCGAGCACGGAGAAGTAGACGATGCCGGTGGCCCAGATCGGGAGCATGCCGATCACGATCTTGAGCTCCTCGACTTGCGTGACGGTGCAAAGCCTCCATGGATCCGAGTAAAGCTCCTCGGCCGAAGAGACCACCGCAGCCTTGTCCAGGAAACTGAGCACTGGTGTATGCTGCAATTTCTTGGTACCGTCGGACTCCGCCATTGATTCAACCTCCGGTAGCTCGTGGAGGAGAGAAGCATCACGCGGCAAACCCACGTTCCGTTTCCGCACGGCCGCGACGACGACCTGGGAAACTCTTGCCAGCGGGCTTCCCAGAGGCTTCTGCACCCTGTACGAGCCGGAGCCCAGCAAGAAGCTCGCGATGGCCAGCGCGATGAACAGGGTGGGGATCCAGAGGCCGACGACCCACCCGCAGTGGTCCTGCACCCACACGACGACGGCGCCGGAGACGAAGCTGCCGATGTAGATGGAGAAGAAGAACCAGTTGAAGAAGGAGTTCTTCTTCAGCCTCTCCGCCGGGACGCCGTCGTCGAACTGGTCGGCGCCGAAGGAGGAGACGCAGGGCTTGATGCCGCCGGCCCCGATGGCCATCATGTACAGCCCGAGGAAGAACACGGCGGACTGGGACGAGGGCGACGAGCCAGCGTCCTGCGGGCAGCCGAGCCCGGCGCACGCCGCCGGGAACGACGCCGAAACTGACATCGCAGCCATTCCCTGGTGTCGCGCTTGAATTGTTAAGAAACTAGCTCCATTTGAGGTATGCGTGGGATCGAATGGATCAAAGCTTTGCGTGTGCTTACAATTAGGTAAACTGCGAAGAAGGCCAGCGTGCTGAGGTATCTGCCGAGGTAGGAGTCGGCGACGATCGCTCCGACGAGGGGGGCGATGTAGCAAGTGCCCTGCCAGTTGGTGTAGTTCCTCGCCGCCGACACATTGCTCTCCTGCAGGATCGTCTTGAGGAAAGTTACCAGGTTGAACTGGATCCCGTAGTACGCTAGCTCCTCGAAGCATTCAGTCACTGCACGCAGTGCAAGCCGGAACTCAGatctactagttggtagtagtatttCTCAAGCAAACTTCAAAGTAATTAATGGGCAGCACAGAGAGACAACAGTACTAATGTTCATGGGAAAAAGCCATGCATCTGTGCACTCTGAGCACAAAAAATGGACAAACTGAACTGAAATGAAGTACCCTTGATGTTTTTCTACCAAATCTGCATGAAAACTTGATGGTCTCCGTTTTACCTAAGATGAACTTGCATGCTTTCCAACTGCCGGTACGGTGCTTGGTTATAGGAGTTGTTGTTCCTTTGATGTCAACAACACGGTCCCCTCTGTGTACCGCAGAATCCTGTATAAGACAAGCCTGATACTCTTAGTAGaagtactagtatgtacgtactatcTTTCTGCAAATGCATGAAGTAACTGTATATGGAGTACACGATAGGAAAACAGAGGCCGGGATCAGAAAGTGGGTAGAAGACAGAAACTGGCGCCAAGTTAATTGCTAATGATTTTTGCTGTTTACTGATGCTGCCAAGCAGACCATCCTTTTTCAGGGACAATATTATGAGAAAAAACAGTATTGCATCATGCATGTATGTAACAGCCAGCATTTTGCACATCTCAGCACAGCAATATGCAGGTCATAATGCGCTAATCTGCGACGGTTAAAGGAAAACAGATCCATTTGTTTCCAGTATTTCAGTGTCCAAGGATCCATATGACATCCAACCCAGCAAATGCTGGTttgggcagcaaaacgagctaattCTCTCCAAATTTCTCAAgaaagatatactccctccgtcccataatacaagTGTCAAA is drawn from Triticum dicoccoides isolate Atlit2015 ecotype Zavitan chromosome 4A, WEW_v2.0, whole genome shotgun sequence and contains these coding sequences:
- the LOC119285049 gene encoding protein NRT1/ PTR FAMILY 8.3-like, with protein sequence MASLKENLQLEEPLLEDSAVHRGDRVVDIKGTTTPITKHRTGSWKACKFILVTECFEELAYYGIQFNLVTFLKTILQESNVSAARNYTNWQGTCYIAPLVGAIVADSYLGRYLSTLAFFAVYLIGMAAMSVSASFPAACAGLGCPQDAGSSPSSQSAVFFLGLYMMAIGAGGIKPCVSSFGADQFDDGVPAERLKKNSFFNWFFFSIYIGSFVSGAVVVWVQDHCGWVVGLWIPTLFIALAIASFLLGSGSYRVQKPLGSPLARVSQVVVAAVRKRNVGLPRDASLLHELPEVESMAESDGTKKLQHTPVLSFLDKAAVVSSAEELYSDPWRLCTVTQVEELKIVIGMLPIWATGIVYFSVLAQFSSTFLEQGRMMDTAVGTFSIPPASLASFDAVSVILFVPVYDRVLIPAARRFTGNERGFSELQRFGVGLFLSVLVMAAAAAVEARRLALDRAAAAPMCILWQVPQYLLVGASVVFACVGQSEFFYNEAPESMRSLCSALGLLTVSLGSYLSSLVVTVVSGVTTRGGGPGWIPDDLNEGHLDRFFWLIAALSALNLAAFVWCAKRYKCKNVS